The region GAAACCCAATACGCATTTGTGCACCAGAAAAATAACAAATAATACGACTTTGAAGCTTGGAATACGGATCAAAAATAATGTCATAATTAGTCTTTTTTACACGACTAATTAGCTGTTTTAAATTTAAGATTTGTTTTAATTCTTTCTCGTTTATTGCAATAATATTATCGATATTCGGATTATTCTCAATGACACCAACCGTATAGTCATAGACTAAAAAATCTATTTGGCTGTCAGGATAAACGGTTTTCATGTTTTGTGCTATAACAGAAGCTATAAGCACATCTCCAATTCGTTTATTTTGTATAACAAGAATTTTTTTCATCGTAATTCCTGCAATTACAGGAAGCATATTAAAATATTTATTGCTTTTAAGGACTATACCGCAAAATATAATTTTATCGGCTTTTATTAAAATTTAGTTTAATATATCTTTGAACAATCACTAAAATTAAAATTATTATATACTGTCATCCAAAATATCAGCATCTAAAAGAACAACTTTTAAATATAATTTCAACGTTTGAAACCTCTGGAGAGGCAGTAACTGTTGGACAGCGTAACGTGATTAAATCTTTTGAGATTGACGGTTTAAAACTTAATGTAAAATCGTTTAAAGTCCCAAATGCGTTCAATAGTTTGGTTTATAAATGCATACGACCAAGTAAAGCTAAGCGTTCTTTTCAGTATGCTAGTAGGTTGATAGATTGTGGAATTTCAACGCCTTTTCCAATTGCTTACATAGAAAACACGACTGCTTTTGGATTAAAAACTAGCTATTATATTAGTCAGCATATCGATTATGATTTTGAGTTTAGAGAGTTAATTCACAAACCACAATTTCCAGAACGCAATATCATATTAAAACAATTTGCTGCGTTCACGTTTAAATTACATGAAAACAACATAAATTTTTTAGACCATTCTCCAGGAAATACATTAATTACTAAAGACGATTCAGATTATAAATTTTATTTAATAGATTTAAACCGCATGCGTTTTGAAACAATGACCTTTGACAAACGCATGCATAACTTTAGACGCTTATGGTTATCCAAAACTATGATTAAAGTCATTGCTGAAGCTTACGCAAAACTATATAATAAGTCTTATAAAGAAACTCATGACTTAATGTTGAAGCATAGCAGAGCATTTCAATTAAAAATTAATAGTAAAAAGTTAAGACGTAGCGGACGAAAGATGCGATTTAGTAAGTAGAAAGAAGTTTAAAGTAAAAAGTAAGTAGAATATAGTATGCAGTCTTCAGTCAAGATTAAATACTGCTAACTGAAGACTGATTACTACCAACTTATTTATACTGCCACATCATACTCACGTAACGCATCATTTAAAGACGTCTTCTTATTAGTACTTTCTTTACGTTTTCCAATAATTAAGGCACAAGGGACTTGATATTCTCCTGCAGCAAATTGTTTCGTGTAACTTCCTGGTATGACTACAGATCTTGCAGGTACGCGACCTTTCATTTCTATTGGTTCAGGACCAGTTACATCTATAATTTTTGTGCTCATAGTTAACACCACGTTAGCACCTAAAACCGCTTCTTTTTCAACATGAACACCTTCAACAACTATACAACGTGAGCCTATAAAAGCACCATCTTCAATAATTACAGGAGACGCTTGTAAGGGTTCTAAAACACCACCAATACCAACACCACCAGATAAGTGTACATTTTTACCAATTTGTGCACAACTACCTACGGTAGCCCAAGTATCTACCATGGTTCCTTCATCCACATAAGCACCAATATTGACATAACTAGGCATTAAAATGGTGCCAGCAGATATGTAAGCACCATGACGAGCAACTGCGTTTGGCACAACTCTAATTCCTTTAGACTCATAACCTCTTTTTAAAGGGATTTTATCGTGATACTCAAAAATACCAGCTTCTAAAGTTTCCATTTTTTGGATAGGGAAGTACAACACTACTGCTTTTTTAACCCACTCGTTAACTTGCCAACCTGAAGTTGTAGGTTCTGCAACACGCAATTTACCTGAATCTAATAGATTAACCACTTCTCTAATAGCTTCAATAGTTTTTGTATTAGTTAATAGCTCTCGGTTTTCCCAAGCGTTTTCTATAGTTTGTTGTAATTCTGTCATATCAATATTAATTTAGGACAAATATAATTCGTAAAAATTAAAATATGGCACAATATTTAAGGTGTTAAGGTTATAAAACTATAAATTTGCAGAAAATTTAATATGGCTCGCATTTTAGCAATAGATTACGGAAAAGTAAGAACAGGATTAGCAGTAACAGACGAGCTGCAAATCATTGCGTCTGGCTTAACCACAGTTAAAACCAAAGAGCTAATTACATTTTTAAAAGACTATCTAAGTAAAGAGGACGTTGAGTTATTTTTAGTGGGAGAACCAAAACAAATGGATAACACACCTAGCGAAAGTGAAGTGTTAATCAAACCATTTTTAAGTCAACTACAGATGTTTTTTCCAAACGTACCTGTAAAACGAGTGGACGAGCGTTTTACCTCTAAAATGGCAACACAAACTTTAATAGATAGTGGATTAAAGAAAAAACAAAGACAAAATAAAGCGCTTTTGGATGAGGTTAGTGCAACCATCATTTTACAGAGCTATCTTTATAATCAATAGTAAATAATATGATATTACCAGTTGTCGCTTATGGCGATCCCGTTTTAAAGAAAAAAGGGACAGAAATAACTAAAGATTATCCAAACTTAAAAGAGTTAATTGCTAACATGTACGAGACCATGTATGCTGCGTCTGGAGTGGGTTTAGCTGCGCCTCAAATAGGTTTGCCTATCCGCTTGTTTATTGTAGATGCCTCACCTTTTGCAGAGGATGAAGAGGTGCTAGGCAAGGAAGAAATTACTTTTTTAAAAACCTTCAAACATACCTTTATCAATCCAGTAATTATTGAAGAATCTGGAGACGAGTGGGCTTTTAACGAAGGTTGTTTAAGTATTCCAGATGTTAGAGAAGACGTGTTTAGACAACCCAATATTAAAGTTGAATATTTAGATGAAGACTTTAAAAAACATACTATAGAATTAGATGGTTTAGCTGCTAGAGTCTTTCAACATGAGTATGATCATATTGAAGGTGTGTTGTTTACAGATCATTTATCAGCTTTAAAAAAGAGATTGATAAAAGGAAAACTAACCAATATCTCTAAAGGAAAAATTAATGTGGATTATCGTATGAAATTTCCGTTAATGAAAAAGAAACGTTAAACGTTTGGAAAACCCAAACTAACATAAGATATTTGCCCACTTTAAAATTAAATTATGGCTTTAGATAAAGTATTAGCAATTGCTGGAAAACCAGGATTATATAAATTAGTAACTCAAACTAGAGGTGGTTTTATAGCCGAATCTTTAATTGACAACCGTCGTTTAGCTGTTGGTATACAACAAAACGTGAGTATTTTAAGTGAGATTGCTATTTATACGTTGACCGAAGAAGTACCATTAAAAGAGGTGTTTAATAAAATTAAAGCTAAAGAAAATGGTGCACCAACTAGTATAAGTCATAAAGATTCTAAAGATAAATTAGAAGAATACTTTTTTGACGTCTTACCAGATTACGATGAAGACCGTGTCTATGCAAGTGATATTAAAAAAGTAGTACAATGGTACAATATGCTTCAAAAAAATGATATGTTGCAATTTGAAGACGATGCTAAAGAAGAAGCGTCTAACGAAGAAGAATAAATAATTTTCATATTATAATTATCTAAAAATCCAGCAATTGCTGGATTTTTTTGTTTTCGTTTTTTAAGATGAAACAAATCAGCGTACTTTTACAAAAATCTTTTTTTACATATGAATTCTAGAGCAGACCAATTAAAAGCATTTGACCGTTTATTAACTATAATGGATGAGTTGCGCCAGCAGTGTCCTTGGGATAAAAAGCAAACCATGGAAAGCTTACGTCATTTAACTATTGAAGAAACCTACGAGTTGGGTGATGCTATTTTGGATAACGATTTAGAAGAAGTCAAAAAAGAAATTGGAGACCTGATGCTGCATCTAGTGTTTTATGCTAAAATTGGTAGCGAAACCAACCATTTTGATATTGCAGATGTTTGTAATGATATTTGCGATAAGCTCATCCATAGACATCCACACATTTATGGAGACGTGACAGTACAAAATGAAGACGATGTCAAACGTAATTGGGAAAACTTAAAGTTAAAAGAAGGTAAAACTAGTGTGCTGCAAGGAGTCCCTAAAAGTTTACCAGCCTTAGTAAAAGCAAATAGAATACAAGATAAAGTAGCAGGAGTGGGTTTTGATTGGGAACAACCAGAACAAGTGTGGGAAAAAGTAGAAGAGGAGCTAAACGAGTTTAAAGTTGAAGTCCAAAAAGGCGATAAAAACGCAATGGAAAGCGAGTTTGGCGATGTGTTGTTCTCTATGGTTAATTACGCACGTTTCTTAAAAATAAACCCAGAAAACGCTTTAGAACGTACCAATAAAAAATTCTCTAAACGTTTTAAATACTTAGAAAGTAAAGCAAAAACTTTAAATAAAGACTTAAAAGACATGACACTTGCTGAAATGGATGTTTTTTGGGAGGAAGCGAAAAAACAGTAATTGGAAAATCTGGTGATTTTCAAATACTCAAGTTTTTTGGGAGGAAGCGAAAAAACAGTAATTGGAAAATCTGGTGATTTTCAAATACTCAAGTTTTTTGGGAGGAAGCGAAAAAACAGTAATTGGAAAATCTGGTGATTTTCAAATACTCAAGTTTTTTGGGAGGAAGCGAAAAAACAGTAGCTGTCATTCCTGCGAAGGAAGGAATCTCATGATGTATCTAAAGGGTTCTCAATACATTTTTCTCGTACCTCATAAAACATTCGAACTGGCAGAAGCGAATGATATGCATAAAATTCTTCACAATAAAAGCACCATTTTTTGACATGTTTTTATTATAATTTCAAAAAAAATAAACTTTTTTACAATTGTCGACATCCAAAACTATAATTGTGTCGTATATACAACAAATGACATAATCTTTTCTTAGATATAGTTGATTAATAGCAAAACATCAAACTTGATGTCATTAAAAATAATTATTTCTTGTAAGCGAAGAGAAATAATTGGTTAGTTTAGTTAGGAGCCACAATCCTACTTCCTTCAAGAAGTAGGATTTGGTTTTTTATAAGGTCTAGGTTTTAAAACTATTTAGGTTGACGTAGTATTTTATCCATTTTACGTCCTTTAGCCAACTCATCAACCAGTTTATCAAGATACCTACACTCTCGCGTTGTTTTGTTGGTAATATCCTCTATACGATAGCCACAAATAACTCCTTTAATTAAATCGGCATTTGGATTAAGTGTTGCATTTTTAAAAAACGTTTCAAAGTTGACTTTATTTTCTAAAATGTCCTTAATCTGCTTATCGTTATAACCTGTTAACCATTCTATAACTTGGTGTAATTCTTCCACAGTTCGTCCATTGCGCTCAAGCCTAGTAACATAGTGTGGATAGACAGAGGCAAAGCTCATTTTCGCAATTCTTTCATCATGATGACTAGTATCTTTCATGGGTTTTAGTGTTATAAATTCAGTTCAGTTTTTGTTTATAATCTACTAATCTTACTCATTAAAGTAATAAAAACAAAGGAGTTCGATATTGCTATCAACATTATCATTTTCACTTAAATATACTCTGAATTCGAAGTCACAAGTTGATTCAGGATCAATATTCAAACAAGAAGTCGAAGAAGTAGTATTAGAAGTCGAATAGGTTATTATTTCTCCATTTTCTCTAAACACGAAACTTGGTTTTCCTGAAACTGATACAAGATTTTCATTGGTAATAGTTGTAGATATTAAATATCCTTTTTCATCAGGTTCATTAAAAGTCAGAATCTGAAAACCCGATTGAGTTACTCCGTCAATTCCTGGAAAAGGATTTAAGTTACAAGGGTTATTTGAATTGTTATCATCATTATCATCATTTCCACAACTTATGAGAGTTAAGATTAGTAAACTACTAAAAAAAGTTTTTAATTTCATAAAAGTATATTTTTAGTTAATCATTACTTTACGATTTATGTATGATTTTTTTAATGGTTAAGTGACTAATTTAGTTAAAATATGACGAATAAAAACCATTAGGGATTTTTATTAGTCTTAAAAAAGCAATCATACATTGCTATTATTTAATATAGTTATTTGACTACAGGATGCCAAATATCTTCTAATTCCTTAATTTTCTTATTTTCGAAATTTGTGGCTTCAAAAAGCCATTCTATTAAATCTATATGTTTAAATCCATTTTGCTGGCAGATGGCATTAAGTTGTCTTTCTGTATAATCTGACATAGATAGAACATTAAATTTCCAATCACCATTGTCTTTCACAAATTTAAGAGTAACATTTGGTGACAAGGTCTTTCCGTCTATTGTGAAATCGCCAGTAGCGTTTTGGTTATTTATTTTGATGTTAGTAATTCCTGTTGTTTTAATGGCACGTATTTGTTCTGTATCCATTGTACTTATTTCTGTAAATATTTTAATCATTAAATCCTTTGGACTTAGTGTTTTTAACACAGAATCCTCGATTATTGCTCTTGTTGATAACAAATTAATTTTCTCGGATAACTGTAATTGGGTTATACCAACTGAGTCTAATTTTAATATTTTAGAAAGGAAATTTTTATAATAATTACGAGATTTGATATCGCTTAAATTATAAATCTTTTCTCCATCTAATTCAATATTAGCTGTATTAAACTCATTAAACGTATTAATGATGTCTTCCTTTTCATTACTACATCCAAATAAAAAAATAGACATTAACAAGATTATAATTTGTCTCATAAATTGTTTTAATTAACTAAGCCAACCCTTTTTAGTGGCTTTTTTACTGTAGAGATAAAGTAGTCCTGCTATTGTAATAACGACAATTGGTATAACGATTGAAATAACAATCGAAACATTCTTAATATCAAAATAAAATAGCCAATATAATTCTATTAAAAGTAAAGTAATTAATGAAATTGCAAAAAATAAAGTTGCAATTTTTTTTCTCATAAGAAGCATTAAACTGCCTAAAAATTCAGAGAATATCGCAGCAAGAAATACAACTGCGTACCATATTGGTATTGACTGAATGGATTGAAACTCCTCTATAGTTGAATTTTTTTCAAGAAAATCCAATTCGAATGAACTAAAATATAATTCAAGAATATTCCACACAAGAGCGAAAATTGCTACTACATAAAAAGAAGTTGGTGGTTTAGTTTTTAAACTCATATTAGAAACATTATTTACGTTTCAATAAAGATAATTAAAATTTGATGTATACCAGAAATTATAGTTTTCTATTAATTAGAATTGTGAGATCAATAAAAATCTTGAGAAATAACTCAACAAAAACTCTGCTTATTTTTTTGTTTAGATTTTCAATCCCGAAAGCTTAATGCAATTCTACTTTTGAGTAAGAATTCATTCAGATTGTTTAAATACATGTTTACTAGTGCGGTACGTATAAAATACTAATAAAATGAATATTGATATGTAAAATAAAATTTCATAAAGTTCTGTTTTTGCAGACTCTGTATTTCCAATATAATTAGTACTGTTGCTTTCTGTTAACATTAGATATGAGCAAACTAAAAACCATAAATGAACAATTACGATTATAATTTTAAAAGATAATTTCATTTAGCGTTCTTATTTTTTTCAATTGTAGGCAACGTATTTGTATAATATAGTTGCGTGTTTAAGCATTAAAGTTAGCAAATAAATGACGCATATAAAGTCTGTTAGAACTTTTATAAGTAGGTTATATTAGCATTAAATTATTTGTGTAGTTAGTAACTTACGGTTTATTCTATTGTAGAATTATTTTCTGAATCAATTATATTTGGTTTTATTTTTAAAACAATCCAATAACCAATTATCAGCCCAACAAAGGAAAAAATCAAATCATTAATATCAAACACATTATTTCCTCCTAAATTATGAATTTTTAATTCTTGAGTTAAGACATAAATACCTGCTAAAATAACAGCGAGAATATAAATTGATCTGGTTCTAATTTGATACCTTCTATTTAATTTATCATTTACTATTAATCCTAAACCAGTTAAAGTTAAAGTTCCAATTATCGCCTCAAAAAAATTCGGGAATGACAGTAACGCTATCTTGAAAAATTCAGGTGATTCACTATCTAAGACACTTGGTCTAATAAGCTTTAAAAATATAAAGATTGGTATTATGATAAGCTCTACACGAGCCAATTTCATTATATCAATCATTTTCTCGTTCATTTTGGTTTCGCTTGCTACTATTGGTTTGTGTGTGATAGGTTACGGAAAAAGACGCGAGTCATTTTCTGCTTTGAGACTAGGTTAATTAATTTCTGTTTTAACCAATTTTATAATTGCTTCTATTTCTTTTTTTAGTGGTTCATATTGCGACGACTCTAACACTTTACTAGTTGTTATAAACAATAATATTTCATTGTCAAATTGACTTTTCTGAAGAACTTCTAAATTATTAGTATCTGGTTTACTTTTACTTATTCCAATCAAATTTTCGGTGACACCAATTTCATTAAATATACTTCTAAGTGAACCATACTTACGTATTATATTGAAAGCTTCTCGCTGATTTTTGTGAAGTAATTCTTCTTGAAATCTTAAATTATCAATTTTTCGTGACCAAGAGGCTAGTC is a window of Olleya sp. YS DNA encoding:
- a CDS encoding DUF2200 domain-containing protein: MKDTSHHDERIAKMSFASVYPHYVTRLERNGRTVEELHQVIEWLTGYNDKQIKDILENKVNFETFFKNATLNPNADLIKGVICGYRIEDITNKTTRECRYLDKLVDELAKGRKMDKILRQPK
- the def gene encoding peptide deformylase, producing MILPVVAYGDPVLKKKGTEITKDYPNLKELIANMYETMYAASGVGLAAPQIGLPIRLFIVDASPFAEDEEVLGKEEITFLKTFKHTFINPVIIEESGDEWAFNEGCLSIPDVREDVFRQPNIKVEYLDEDFKKHTIELDGLAARVFQHEYDHIEGVLFTDHLSALKKRLIKGKLTNISKGKINVDYRMKFPLMKKKR
- a CDS encoding lipopolysaccharide kinase InaA family protein, whose product is MIKSFEIDGLKLNVKSFKVPNAFNSLVYKCIRPSKAKRSFQYASRLIDCGISTPFPIAYIENTTAFGLKTSYYISQHIDYDFEFRELIHKPQFPERNIILKQFAAFTFKLHENNINFLDHSPGNTLITKDDSDYKFYLIDLNRMRFETMTFDKRMHNFRRLWLSKTMIKVIAEAYAKLYNKSYKETHDLMLKHSRAFQLKINSKKLRRSGRKMRFSK
- the ruvX gene encoding Holliday junction resolvase RuvX, producing MARILAIDYGKVRTGLAVTDELQIIASGLTTVKTKELITFLKDYLSKEDVELFLVGEPKQMDNTPSESEVLIKPFLSQLQMFFPNVPVKRVDERFTSKMATQTLIDSGLKKKQRQNKALLDEVSATIILQSYLYNQ
- the mazG gene encoding nucleoside triphosphate pyrophosphohydrolase, whose amino-acid sequence is MNSRADQLKAFDRLLTIMDELRQQCPWDKKQTMESLRHLTIEETYELGDAILDNDLEEVKKEIGDLMLHLVFYAKIGSETNHFDIADVCNDICDKLIHRHPHIYGDVTVQNEDDVKRNWENLKLKEGKTSVLQGVPKSLPALVKANRIQDKVAGVGFDWEQPEQVWEKVEEELNEFKVEVQKGDKNAMESEFGDVLFSMVNYARFLKINPENALERTNKKFSKRFKYLESKAKTLNKDLKDMTLAEMDVFWEEAKKQ
- a CDS encoding DUF5606 domain-containing protein, translated to MALDKVLAIAGKPGLYKLVTQTRGGFIAESLIDNRRLAVGIQQNVSILSEIAIYTLTEEVPLKEVFNKIKAKENGAPTSISHKDSKDKLEEYFFDVLPDYDEDRVYASDIKKVVQWYNMLQKNDMLQFEDDAKEEASNEEE
- a CDS encoding 2,3,4,5-tetrahydropyridine-2,6-dicarboxylate N-succinyltransferase, with the protein product MTELQQTIENAWENRELLTNTKTIEAIREVVNLLDSGKLRVAEPTTSGWQVNEWVKKAVVLYFPIQKMETLEAGIFEYHDKIPLKRGYESKGIRVVPNAVARHGAYISAGTILMPSYVNIGAYVDEGTMVDTWATVGSCAQIGKNVHLSGGVGIGGVLEPLQASPVIIEDGAFIGSRCIVVEGVHVEKEAVLGANVVLTMSTKIIDVTGPEPIEMKGRVPARSVVIPGSYTKQFAAGEYQVPCALIIGKRKESTNKKTSLNDALREYDVAV